The following proteins are encoded in a genomic region of Streptomyces collinus Tu 365:
- a CDS encoding carboxyl transferase domain-containing protein, which produces MQEAPELTSAADPASEAWRANEQAHLALVGELRAKLGAAAEGGGEKARARHTARGKLLPRDRVDTLLDPGSPFLELAPLAADGMYDGQAPAAGVIAGIGRVSGRECVIVANDATVKGGTYYPMTVKKHLRAQEVALDNRLPCVYLVDSGGAFLPMQDEVFPDREHFGRIFYNQARMSGAGIPQIAAVLGSCTAGGAYVPAMSDEAVIVRNQGTIFLGGPPLVKAATGEVVTAEELGGGEVHSRVSGVTDHLAEDDAHALRIVRDIVATLPARQPLPWEVTPVVEPKVDPYGIYGAVPVDSRTPYDVREIIARVADGSRFAEFKSEYGQTLITGFARIHGHPVGIVANNGILFSESAQKGAHFIELCDQRGIPLVFLQNISGFMVGKDYEAGGIAKHGAKMVTAVACTRVPKLTVVVGGSYGAGNYSMCGRAYSPRFLWMWPNAKISVMGGEQAASVLATVKRDQLEARGEDWAAEDEEAFKAPIRAQYEHQGNAYYATARLWDDGVIDPLETRQVLGLALTACANAPLGDPQFGVFRM; this is translated from the coding sequence ATGCAGGAGGCACCGGAGCTGACGAGCGCGGCAGATCCCGCGTCGGAGGCCTGGCGAGCCAATGAACAGGCTCACCTCGCCCTCGTCGGCGAGCTGCGCGCCAAGCTGGGCGCGGCCGCCGAGGGCGGCGGGGAGAAGGCGCGGGCGCGGCACACCGCGCGCGGGAAGCTGCTGCCGAGGGACAGGGTGGACACCCTGCTCGACCCCGGCTCACCGTTCCTGGAGCTGGCCCCCCTCGCCGCCGACGGGATGTACGACGGACAGGCGCCGGCCGCCGGCGTGATCGCCGGGATCGGGCGGGTCAGCGGGCGCGAGTGCGTGATCGTCGCCAACGACGCCACCGTCAAGGGCGGCACCTACTACCCGATGACGGTGAAGAAGCACCTGCGCGCGCAGGAGGTGGCCCTGGACAACCGGCTGCCGTGCGTCTACCTGGTCGACTCGGGCGGCGCGTTCCTGCCGATGCAGGACGAGGTGTTCCCGGACCGCGAGCACTTCGGGCGGATCTTCTACAACCAGGCGCGGATGTCCGGCGCCGGTATCCCGCAGATCGCGGCGGTCCTCGGCTCGTGCACGGCCGGCGGCGCGTACGTGCCGGCCATGAGCGACGAGGCCGTGATCGTGCGCAACCAGGGGACGATCTTCCTCGGCGGTCCGCCACTGGTGAAGGCGGCCACCGGCGAGGTCGTCACGGCCGAGGAGCTGGGCGGCGGCGAGGTGCACTCCCGGGTCTCCGGTGTCACCGACCACCTCGCCGAGGACGACGCGCACGCCCTGCGGATCGTGCGCGACATCGTCGCCACGCTCCCCGCGCGGCAGCCGCTGCCCTGGGAGGTCACACCGGTCGTCGAGCCGAAGGTGGACCCGTACGGGATCTACGGCGCCGTGCCGGTGGACTCGCGCACCCCCTACGACGTGCGCGAGATCATCGCGCGCGTGGCCGACGGCTCCCGGTTCGCCGAGTTCAAGAGCGAGTACGGGCAGACCCTGATCACCGGCTTCGCCCGGATCCACGGGCACCCCGTCGGGATCGTCGCCAACAACGGCATCCTCTTCTCCGAGTCCGCCCAGAAGGGCGCCCACTTCATCGAGCTGTGCGACCAGCGCGGCATCCCGCTGGTGTTCCTGCAGAACATCTCCGGCTTCATGGTCGGCAAGGACTACGAGGCGGGCGGCATCGCCAAGCACGGCGCCAAGATGGTCACGGCGGTGGCCTGCACCCGGGTGCCGAAGCTGACGGTGGTGGTCGGCGGCTCGTACGGGGCCGGCAACTACTCGATGTGCGGCCGGGCCTACTCCCCCCGCTTCCTGTGGATGTGGCCCAACGCCAAGATCTCCGTGATGGGCGGCGAGCAGGCCGCGTCCGTGCTCGCCACGGTCAAGCGGGACCAGCTGGAGGCCCGCGGCGAGGACTGGGCGGCCGAGGACGAGGAGGCGTTCAAGGCGCCGATCCGCGCGCAGTACGAGCACCAGGGCAACGCCTACTACGCCACCGCCCGCCTGTGGGACGACGGCGTCATCGACCCGCTGGAGACCCGTCAGGTGCTGGGACTCGCCCTGACGGCCTGCGCCAACGCGCCCCTGGGAGACCCCCAGTTCGGCGTCTTCCGGATGTGA
- a CDS encoding acetyl/propionyl/methylcrotonyl-CoA carboxylase subunit alpha: protein MFDTVLVANRGEIAVRVIRTLRSLGVRSVAVFSDADADARHVREADTAVRIGPAPASESYLSVERLLEAAARSGAQAVHPGYGFLAENTGFARACEEAGLVFIGPSADAIALMGDKIRAKETVKAAGVPVVPGSSGSGLTDAELASAAREIGVPVLLKPSAGGGGKGMRLVRDVTALEEEIAAARREARASFGDDTLLVERWVDRPRHIEIQVLADGHGNVVHLGERECSLQRRHQKIIEEAPSVLLDEATRAAMGEAAVQAARSCGYRGAGTVEFIVPGGDPSSYYFMEMNTRLQVEHPVTELITGLDLVEWQLRVAAGEPLGFGQQDVTLTGHAVEARICAEDPARGFLPSGGTVLLLDEPQGDGVRTDSGLSEGTEVGSLYDPMLSKVIAYGPDRATALRRLRSALAGTVTLGVQTNAGFLRRLLAHPAVVAGELDTGLVERVVDELVPAEVPEEVYEAAAAVRQEALKPRGEGWTDPFSVPSGWRLGGTPKAAAFDLRVTEPVRYTPRGAYSVAGDRVSVTLDGVRHSFRRASDWLGRDGDSWQVRDHDPVAASLTGAAHAGADSLTAPMPGTVTVVKVAVGDEVTAGQSLLVVEAMKMEHVISAPHAGTVAELDVTPGSTVAMDQVLAVIAPREAE, encoded by the coding sequence GTGTTCGACACAGTGCTGGTGGCCAACCGGGGCGAGATCGCCGTACGGGTCATCCGTACGCTCCGCTCGCTGGGCGTGCGCTCGGTGGCGGTCTTCTCCGACGCCGACGCCGACGCGCGGCACGTCAGGGAGGCCGACACGGCGGTACGGATCGGGCCCGCGCCCGCGTCCGAGAGCTACCTGTCGGTGGAGCGGCTGCTGGAGGCCGCCGCCCGCAGCGGCGCCCAGGCGGTCCACCCGGGGTACGGCTTCCTCGCCGAGAACACGGGCTTCGCCCGTGCGTGCGAGGAGGCGGGGCTGGTGTTCATCGGCCCCTCGGCGGACGCGATCGCCCTGATGGGCGACAAGATCCGCGCCAAGGAGACGGTGAAGGCGGCCGGCGTCCCGGTCGTGCCGGGGTCGAGCGGCAGCGGGCTCACGGACGCCGAACTGGCCTCCGCCGCACGCGAGATCGGCGTGCCGGTGCTGCTCAAGCCGTCCGCCGGCGGCGGTGGCAAGGGCATGCGGCTGGTGCGGGACGTGACCGCGCTGGAGGAGGAGATCGCGGCGGCCCGCCGCGAGGCCCGCGCCTCCTTCGGGGACGACACCCTGCTGGTGGAGCGGTGGGTCGACCGCCCCCGGCACATCGAGATCCAGGTGCTGGCGGACGGCCACGGCAACGTGGTCCACCTCGGCGAGCGCGAGTGCTCCCTGCAGCGGCGGCACCAGAAGATCATCGAGGAGGCGCCCAGCGTGCTCCTCGACGAGGCCACCCGGGCCGCCATGGGCGAGGCCGCCGTGCAGGCGGCGCGCTCGTGCGGGTACCGGGGCGCGGGCACGGTGGAGTTCATCGTGCCGGGCGGCGACCCGTCGTCGTACTACTTCATGGAGATGAACACCCGCCTCCAGGTGGAGCACCCGGTCACCGAGCTGATCACGGGCCTGGACCTGGTGGAGTGGCAGCTGCGGGTGGCGGCCGGGGAGCCGCTGGGCTTCGGGCAGCAGGACGTGACGCTGACCGGCCACGCGGTCGAGGCCCGGATCTGCGCCGAGGACCCCGCGCGCGGCTTCCTGCCCTCCGGTGGCACGGTGCTGCTGCTCGACGAGCCGCAGGGCGACGGTGTGCGCACCGACTCCGGCCTCAGCGAGGGCACGGAGGTGGGCAGCCTGTACGACCCGATGCTGTCCAAGGTCATCGCCTACGGCCCCGACCGCGCGACGGCGCTGCGCAGGCTCCGCTCCGCCCTGGCGGGGACGGTCACCCTGGGGGTGCAGACCAACGCGGGGTTCCTGCGGCGGCTGCTGGCGCATCCGGCGGTGGTGGCGGGCGAGCTGGACACCGGTCTGGTGGAGCGCGTGGTGGACGAGCTGGTCCCCGCCGAGGTGCCGGAGGAGGTGTACGAGGCGGCGGCCGCCGTGCGCCAGGAGGCGCTAAAGCCCCGGGGCGAGGGCTGGACCGACCCCTTCTCGGTGCCGAGCGGCTGGCGCCTCGGCGGCACCCCGAAGGCGGCCGCGTTCGACCTGCGGGTGACCGAGCCGGTCAGGTACACCCCGCGCGGCGCGTACAGCGTCGCGGGCGACCGGGTGTCCGTCACCCTCGACGGCGTCCGCCACTCCTTCCGCCGGGCCAGTGACTGGCTCGGCCGGGACGGCGACTCCTGGCAGGTGCGGGACCACGACCCGGTCGCGGCGTCCCTCACCGGGGCCGCGCACGCGGGCGCCGACTCGCTCACCGCGCCTATGCCGGGCACCGTGACCGTGGTGAAGGTGGCCGTGGGCGACGAGGTCACGGCGGGTCAGAGCCTGCTGGTGGTCGAGGCGATGAAGATGGAGCACGTCATCTCCGCCCCGCACGCCGGCACGGTCGCCGAACTGGACGTGACCCCGGGCTCGACGGTCGCCATGGACCAGGTCCTCGCCGTCATCGCACCCAGGGAGGCGGAGTGA
- a CDS encoding hydroxymethylglutaryl-CoA lyase, with the protein MVVPAQDLPARVRIHEVGARDGLQNEKTAVPTEVKAEFIRRLADAGLTTIEATSFVHPKWVPQLADAEQLFPLVAGLDADLPVLVPNQRGLERALALGARRIAVFASATESFAKANLNRTVDESLAVFEPVVRKAKDAGAHVRGYVSMCFGDPWEGAVPLHQVARVCTALRDMGCDELSLGDTIGVATPGHVLELLSLLNEEGVPTNTIGVHFHDTYGQALANTYAALEHGVTTIDASAGGLGGCPYAKSATGNLATEDLVWMLHGLGIETGVDLGRLTATSVWMAEQLGRPSPSRTVRALSHKDQ; encoded by the coding sequence ATGGTCGTACCGGCCCAGGACCTGCCCGCACGGGTGCGGATCCACGAGGTCGGCGCCCGTGACGGGCTGCAGAACGAGAAGACGGCCGTGCCGACCGAGGTGAAGGCCGAGTTCATCCGCCGGCTGGCCGACGCGGGCCTGACCACGATCGAGGCGACGAGCTTCGTCCACCCCAAGTGGGTGCCCCAGCTCGCGGACGCCGAGCAGCTGTTCCCGCTCGTCGCCGGCCTCGACGCCGACCTCCCGGTGCTGGTGCCCAACCAGCGCGGCCTGGAGCGGGCCCTCGCCCTCGGCGCACGCCGCATCGCGGTGTTCGCCAGTGCCACGGAGTCCTTCGCGAAGGCCAACCTCAACCGCACCGTGGACGAGTCGCTGGCCGTGTTCGAGCCGGTGGTGCGGAAGGCGAAGGACGCGGGCGCGCACGTGCGCGGCTACGTCTCGATGTGCTTCGGCGACCCCTGGGAGGGAGCGGTCCCGCTCCACCAGGTGGCCCGCGTCTGCACGGCCCTGCGGGACATGGGCTGCGACGAGCTGAGCCTAGGCGACACGATCGGGGTCGCCACCCCGGGCCATGTCCTGGAGCTGCTCTCCCTGCTGAACGAGGAGGGCGTGCCGACGAACACCATCGGCGTGCACTTCCACGACACGTACGGCCAGGCGCTCGCGAACACCTACGCGGCCCTGGAACACGGTGTGACGACGATCGACGCGTCCGCCGGGGGCCTCGGCGGCTGCCCGTACGCCAAGTCCGCCACCGGCAACCTCGCCACCGAGGACCTCGTCTGGATGCTGCACGGCCTCGGCATCGAGACCGGGGTCGACCTCGGCCGTCTGACCGCCACGAGCGTGTGGATGGCCGAACAGCTGGGCCGCCCGAGCCCGTCCCGTACCGTCCGCGCTCTCTCCCACAAGGACCAGTGA
- a CDS encoding acyl-CoA dehydrogenase family protein — protein MDHRLSPELEQLRRTVEEFAHDVVAPKIGDFYERHEFPYEIVREMGRMGLFGLPFPEEHGGMGGDYLALGIALEELARVDSSVAITLEAGVSLGAMPIHLFGTEEQKREWLPRLCSGEILGAFGLTEPDGGSDAGATRTTARLDPDTDEWVINGSKCFITNSGTDITGLVTVTAVTGRKPDGRPQISAIIVPSGTPGFTVAAPYSKVGWNASDTRELSFQDVRVPAANLLGTGGRGYAQFLRILDEGRIAIAALATGLAQGCVDESVKYAKERHAFGRPIGANQAIQFKIADMEMKAHTARLAWRDAAYRLVAGEPFKKEAAMAKLYSSTVAVDNARDATQVHGGYGFMNEYPVARMWRDSKILEIGEGTSEVQRMLIARELGLAG, from the coding sequence ATGGACCACCGCCTCAGCCCCGAGCTGGAGCAACTCCGCCGTACGGTCGAGGAGTTCGCGCACGACGTCGTGGCGCCGAAGATCGGCGACTTCTACGAGCGGCACGAGTTCCCGTACGAGATCGTCCGCGAGATGGGCCGCATGGGCCTGTTCGGGCTGCCGTTCCCGGAGGAGCACGGCGGCATGGGTGGCGACTACCTGGCGCTCGGCATCGCCCTGGAGGAGCTGGCCCGGGTGGACTCGTCGGTCGCCATCACCCTGGAGGCGGGCGTCTCCCTGGGCGCCATGCCGATCCACCTGTTCGGCACGGAGGAGCAGAAGCGCGAGTGGCTCCCCCGGCTGTGCTCCGGCGAGATCCTCGGCGCCTTCGGCCTGACCGAGCCGGACGGCGGCAGCGACGCGGGCGCCACCCGGACCACGGCCCGTCTCGACCCGGACACGGACGAGTGGGTGATCAACGGCTCGAAGTGCTTCATCACCAACTCCGGTACGGACATCACCGGTCTGGTGACGGTCACGGCGGTCACCGGCCGCAAGCCGGACGGCAGGCCGCAGATCTCGGCGATCATCGTTCCGTCGGGCACCCCCGGCTTCACGGTGGCCGCGCCGTACTCCAAGGTCGGCTGGAACGCCTCCGACACCCGTGAACTGTCCTTCCAGGACGTCCGGGTGCCCGCCGCGAACCTGCTGGGCACGGGAGGCCGGGGCTACGCCCAGTTCCTGCGCATCCTCGACGAGGGCCGCATCGCCATCGCGGCGCTCGCCACCGGCCTGGCCCAGGGCTGTGTCGACGAGTCGGTGAAGTACGCCAAGGAGCGGCACGCCTTCGGCCGGCCGATCGGCGCCAACCAGGCCATCCAGTTCAAGATCGCGGACATGGAGATGAAGGCGCACACGGCGCGGCTGGCCTGGCGCGACGCGGCCTACCGGCTGGTGGCCGGTGAGCCCTTCAAGAAGGAGGCGGCCATGGCCAAGCTGTACTCCTCCACGGTCGCCGTCGACAACGCCCGTGACGCCACGCAGGTCCACGGCGGTTACGGCTTCATGAACGAGTACCCGGTGGCCCGCATGTGGCGCGACTCCAAGATCCTGGAGATCGGCGAGGGCACCAGCGAGGTCCAGCGCATGCTGATCGCCCGGGAGTTGGGCCTGGCCGGCTAG